In a single window of the Pseudanabaena sp. BC1403 genome:
- a CDS encoding decarboxylase has translation MIENALLLKLLATYGSPLYVYDGDRFWQNLQAIPQQVGYPLTTYCFASVTNGNISLLQIAQKSGWGIHANTPGDIYLGLNAGFSPDQIIYSGSNLSRQDIAQVLDWGVSTFNLDSLCQLEQLCEMSLTIPDLRLGLRLNDPSLTAESRIGVQPQEFAIAVAIAERFGRQIQGLHFYRGTGTNVTKAFTVTIDRLLTLGKTLPHWQYLDFGGGFGYPYRHGKAAFEWTEFGQAISQKLEGTSIHLILEPGRNVIAECGILMTTVVAVKYQGEKQIVGVDTTIANLTAPNVYGDYRQIIALQENDKQVITDVCGNTTYSGDYLGRNINLPPLQRGDTLAILDVGAYGYAMSSHFLHRPKPAEVLIKGSDHYLIREREDYSVLLSKQISMK, from the coding sequence ATGATAGAAAATGCTCTTTTGCTGAAACTGCTGGCAACCTATGGCTCACCATTGTATGTATATGACGGTGATCGCTTTTGGCAAAATCTTCAAGCGATTCCCCAGCAGGTAGGTTATCCCCTTACCACCTACTGCTTTGCTAGTGTTACCAACGGCAATATTTCATTACTTCAGATCGCCCAAAAGAGTGGATGGGGGATACATGCCAACACTCCTGGCGATATTTATTTGGGACTAAACGCGGGATTTTCGCCTGATCAAATTATCTATAGTGGCAGTAACCTTAGTCGGCAAGACATTGCCCAAGTCTTAGATTGGGGCGTAAGTACCTTCAACCTCGACAGCCTCTGTCAACTAGAGCAGCTTTGTGAAATGAGTTTAACCATTCCTGATCTGCGTTTAGGACTGCGCCTGAATGACCCAAGTTTAACCGCAGAAAGTCGCATTGGCGTTCAACCACAGGAATTTGCGATCGCAGTAGCGATCGCCGAACGATTCGGTCGCCAAATTCAGGGACTCCATTTCTATCGCGGCACAGGCACTAATGTTACCAAGGCTTTTACCGTCACGATTGATCGGCTTTTAACTTTAGGAAAGACTCTTCCCCATTGGCAATATTTAGATTTTGGCGGTGGCTTTGGTTATCCCTATCGTCATGGTAAGGCGGCTTTTGAATGGACGGAGTTTGGGCAGGCAATATCTCAAAAACTTGAAGGTACTAGCATTCACCTAATTTTAGAACCAGGTCGAAATGTGATTGCCGAATGTGGAATTCTGATGACCACGGTTGTAGCTGTCAAATATCAAGGAGAAAAACAAATTGTCGGCGTTGATACCACGATCGCTAATCTCACAGCCCCCAATGTTTATGGTGACTACCGCCAAATCATTGCCCTCCAAGAAAATGACAAACAAGTAATCACAGATGTTTGCGGCAATACCACTTATTCTGGCGACTATTTAGGCAGAAATATAAACTTACCGCCTTTACAAAGGGGAGATACCTTAGCCATTCTTGATGTTGGTGCTTATGGATATGCCATGTCTTCCCATTTTCTCCATCGTCCTAAGCCCGCCGAAGTATTAATTAAAGGAAGCGATCATTACTTAATTCGAGAAAGAGAAGACTACAGCGTTTTACTATCAAAGCAAATATCAATGAAATAA
- a CDS encoding asparagine synthetase B — MGEITKGLNLNDIVQMWEKDGRECLRNIYSFFAFVIWDCEKHQLHLCRDGVGGKTLYYTTDHSSWWIAPCLQSLRPYHQAEIDPIALRDYLCCAFVPGERTMWKGVKELSSGNVLTLPQEETNVFWRIEDKSESEIEDMGYYADRLRNLLLQVVRENLPEHEKVGVFLSGGLDSSAVAALSAKIHQQEVIAYSIHFGKDLPNELEFSSLVAQHCGLEHQLLEISFRDMWKFLPEAMALLDDPIGDPLTVPNLLLAKLAKQSVSIILNGEGGDPCFGGPKNQPMLLNQVYGGNLNTSYLRSFQKCADDLPQLLKPEIWELVKDQPFFFESDLNSDMDFLQKLFMINIKFKGADHILTKVNNLLGAVEIEGRSPLFDPRIVDLSLSMPINCKVSGAIEKSVLKQAMIDFLPTEIIHRPKSGMMVPVQLGFQKYWNKQAKDLLLSKNAAIAPYLQTETIRSWLNYQGDPWKRYGVKLWLLVSLELWIQQHR, encoded by the coding sequence GTGGGAGAGATAACAAAAGGACTTAATCTCAATGATATTGTCCAAATGTGGGAGAAAGATGGTCGTGAATGTTTAAGAAACATTTACAGCTTTTTTGCTTTTGTTATTTGGGACTGTGAGAAACATCAGCTACATTTGTGCAGAGATGGAGTGGGTGGCAAGACTCTGTATTACACAACCGACCATTCATCATGGTGGATAGCCCCTTGCTTGCAGTCTTTACGCCCCTATCATCAAGCAGAAATAGACCCCATTGCTCTCAGAGATTATCTATGTTGTGCTTTTGTTCCAGGAGAACGCACAATGTGGAAAGGAGTAAAAGAATTGTCTTCTGGAAATGTTTTAACTCTGCCTCAAGAAGAAACAAACGTCTTTTGGAGAATAGAAGATAAGAGTGAGTCAGAAATAGAAGATATGGGTTACTATGCCGATCGCTTACGCAACCTATTGTTACAAGTTGTTCGAGAAAACTTGCCTGAACATGAAAAAGTAGGGGTATTTTTGTCGGGCGGGCTAGACTCCAGTGCCGTAGCCGCGTTGAGTGCCAAGATTCATCAACAGGAAGTTATTGCCTATTCTATTCACTTTGGGAAGGACTTGCCCAACGAGTTAGAGTTTTCTAGTTTGGTAGCCCAACATTGCGGTTTAGAACATCAACTTTTAGAAATTTCCTTTAGGGATATGTGGAAGTTTTTACCAGAAGCAATGGCGCTTTTAGACGATCCGATCGGCGATCCTTTAACAGTTCCTAATTTACTATTGGCAAAATTAGCAAAGCAATCAGTTTCGATCATTCTCAATGGCGAAGGCGGTGATCCTTGTTTTGGTGGTCCCAAGAATCAACCGATGCTACTTAATCAAGTGTATGGAGGAAATTTAAACACAAGTTATTTGCGTTCATTTCAAAAATGTGCAGATGATTTACCCCAACTGCTCAAACCAGAGATTTGGGAATTAGTTAAAGATCAGCCATTCTTTTTTGAATCCGATCTAAATTCAGACATGGATTTTTTGCAGAAATTATTTATGATCAATATTAAATTTAAGGGCGCAGATCATATTCTGACTAAGGTTAATAATTTATTAGGAGCAGTTGAAATAGAAGGGCGATCGCCTCTATTTGACCCGCGAATCGTAGATTTAAGTTTGAGTATGCCCATCAACTGTAAGGTGTCTGGGGCGATCGAAAAATCGGTCTTAAAACAAGCGATGATTGATTTTTTACCGACAGAAATTATTCATCGCCCCAAGAGTGGCATGATGGTTCCTGTGCAGTTAGGGTTTCAAAAGTATTGGAACAAGCAAGCTAAGGATTTATTACTATCAAAAAATGCGGCGATCGCACCCTATTTACAGACAGAAACCATTCGATCTTGGTTAAACTATCAAGGCGATCCTTGGAAGCGCTATGGGGTTAAATTATGGCTGTTAGTAAGTCTGGAACTATGGATACAACAACACCGATAG
- a CDS encoding SDR family NAD(P)-dependent oxidoreductase, producing the protein MDLLVNNAYGGVRSLISSSGKPFWEADINLWDACNQVGLRNHHVASHFAAKMTTKRKQGLIVTISSWGGLAPIFGVAYGTSKSACDRLAADMAVELKPFNIASISLWPGIVGTEQFHQLADENHEGNLGVAAISDKFNWETPLFVGRVIASLCNDPDLMM; encoded by the coding sequence TTGGATCTATTGGTCAATAATGCTTATGGTGGTGTGCGATCGCTAATCTCGTCTAGTGGTAAACCCTTCTGGGAAGCAGATATAAATCTTTGGGATGCTTGCAATCAAGTCGGTTTGCGAAATCACCATGTGGCAAGTCATTTTGCAGCGAAGATGACGACCAAACGCAAGCAAGGTTTGATCGTGACGATTTCTTCTTGGGGTGGTTTAGCTCCTATCTTTGGTGTTGCCTATGGTACTAGTAAATCAGCTTGCGATCGCCTTGCGGCGGATATGGCTGTCGAACTCAAGCCATTTAATATTGCTTCGATTTCACTTTGGCCGGGGATTGTTGGCACTGAACAGTTTCATCAGTTGGCGGATGAAAACCATGAGGGTAATCTTGGTGTAGCCGCGATCTCTGACAAGTTTAATTGGGAGACTCCTTTATTTGTCGGTAGGGTAATTGCGTCACTTTGTAACGATCCAGACCTGATGATGTGA
- a CDS encoding helix-turn-helix domain-containing protein, producing the protein MERLKITLTTADYRQCVTLCLKGHSHASTINRAQVLLALHDGVDISEVMKVLRVKRTRLWRLRKQYLQGGLNDALADRRRRS; encoded by the coding sequence ATGGAAAGACTAAAAATCACGCTCACCACAGCCGATTATCGTCAATGTGTAACCCTATGCCTAAAAGGTCATAGTCATGCGTCAACGATCAACCGCGCACAGGTATTACTAGCCCTGCATGACGGTGTGGATATCTCAGAAGTAATGAAGGTTTTGAGGGTTAAAAGAACCCGTCTCTGGCGATTGCGGAAGCAATATCTGCAAGGTGGCTTAAATGATGCTTTAGCAGATCGGCGGAGGCGATCATAA